The Colius striatus isolate bColStr4 chromosome 25, bColStr4.1.hap1, whole genome shotgun sequence region AGAAGATAAATCAGCCAGGCAATCTGACAAATAAGGAACAGTGGGTTTTCCTGCCCCAAACACCTCTGGGTTTCTTAATTAAACCCCCACCATGTGTGGCAGTGGGGTCGAGCCCTTCCCCTTCCCATCACACTGCTGAGAccctcatcccagccctggctggccctgtgctgagcagatGCACCCCATGAGCCCACCCCATGAGGTGGGAAAGCAGGCAGGGACTGTTttggctgcagggaggctgaGCAGAGCCTCACTGGGAGCTGCAGGCTCCTGGGAAACGTGGGCAGCCCCCGGGCATGGCCCCGGTCCCATGTGGCAGCTGCCCCCCCGGCGAGGGGGGATCCGGGGCATCTGCATCCCCTGCACAAGGCTCCTTTGAGATGGGGCACAGAGGTGGCATTGTTGGTGCAGGAGAGGGGTGAGGGAGAGCTCAGGGAGAGGGTTGGACGTGGCATTGTGATGGGGAAGGTTGGGTTTGAAGGGAGCCTGGCTTTGCAGGGGACTCCCAACAGCCTCCCCACAGGCGAGCTCTGGCAAAAGCCGAGCGGGGAAGAAACAAGGAGGAGCTTTTCCCAAGCACAATATTGGTGCTGAAGGATCAGGAGAGCTCAGCACATGCACTTGCTTTCCCCAGCCCCGGAGAGCATCGCTGCTGGCTGAGGGTGGGGACAGGTCTGCATTGATTCCCCACCCCACCAAGGGAGCTGCACCCCAGCCCTAAAGCTGGTAGAGCCCTGGTAGGGGATGAGGGCTGGGTGAGGCAGCAAGGACAGGCACTACTCGGGGGTTTAATGCCGTGCAGCACATGCCAGAGCAGCTTTAGCACCTTAGAAAGCAACGGCGGAGGCTGAAGGTGaagggaaagcagaaggaaaccCCGATGGGCCAATGCCAGGGCAAAGAAGGGCTcaggtcctgcagagctgcggCTGGGAACGGCTGGGGGAGGATGGGAGGAGGGGACTGGAGCTGTGGAGGGGTGTGTGGCAGCCCCGGGACAGGCAACAGCCAACACCCTGTTTGTCCAtcctcaggcagctgcctcGTGGCACAGCGGGGGCTTTGCTGGCTGCACCCCACAGTGGGACATCGGGACCCCCCCGTAAGCGACAATCAGTGACAAGGACGTGAGGGCAGAGGTGCCCCGGGGCTGGTGTGAGGCTCAGGCTGTTCCCAGCAGAGCCAGCTCTAGGTGAGGAGCTCATGGGATGGGAGGGGGGGACCCCGTGAAGCCCACAGTGGTGTCCAAGTCACCCCAAAGCTCTCCCAGCTTCAGGAGCAGCATCGTGAAGGTCTGACATGAGTTTTGCAGGACACAACCCTCTTCTGTCTGGGTGGGAGCTCTCCTCCCCTTTACACAGCAGCACTGATGTGGTTTGTCCTGCTCTCACTCCCACCTGCCCTCTTTCAAGATGTCCCAGGGGCTCAACAACCACTTAAacacacactgagcccccaagTCCTGCCTGTCCCCACTGCCAGACCCCGTTAGAAACATCCCCCAAGTGCACAGTGGGATGGGGActggggctgtggggacagCAGAAATGATGTGGGCAGGGAGGTGTGGTGGGTGGTGACACAGTCCCTTCTCAGCCATCCTGCAGGGACACTTGTCACCAGGCTGGGACCAGGCTGACATCAGCTTTCCTTCATTAACAGGTGCTGTGAGCTGACACTGTGGAGCCTGAGTGACCAAGAAAGGCTGGAGAAAAGCCAAGTGTGAAGGGGCTGAGCTCTTCCCATCCCCAGGGGAAGGGCTTGCTCCTTCTTTTCACATATCAGCTGAACCTCAGGGCTCACACCCAGAGGTTCCCCCCACACCTTGGTGCTGTTTGGGGCTCATGGACCACGAGGTGACATCCCAGGAAGCTGGAAGAACCCAGAGGTGCTGCCACCAAACCTGAGGCATTGGGAGGACAAGTTCTGCAGCTCAAGGATGTGAAAGGGACAAGAACCTTGTGCATTAAAGGTGTTCAGAGCCCCTCAGCTGTGTCACAGCCCCATCTCcctgtgttgctgctgcttgagCATGATTTTGCCCCTTTTCATTGCCAAAAGGGAGattcagtgtccagggtgtgtTTCCTTCCCAGTGAGTCGAGTTTTTCTCTTGCCAACCCTTTCCTTCCCCATGCTGGGAGGTGAGGGGTGTCCCAAGGGGATTCCTGCCCCAGAGGGGACATGTCCTGTCCTTTCTGGGCTGGGAGGAGACAGGAGCAGCCTGAGGCACATTTCATCTCACCCTTGCTCCCTCCTCTCTACTCCAGACCTGGGAACAAGGTCTGGCTCTGCTTTGCTGGTCCACAGGGCTCCTTAGGAGTGACCCTGCTGAGTGGGACAGGGTGGGCAAACCTGGGAGGGACAAACACACAGCCAACACCACCAGCTCCCAGTGCACTGCCTGGATGCTCCAGCTGGTACCACTGCTCCTAGGTCtccctccagcactgcctggaTGCTCCAACTGGTACCACTGCTCCTGGCTCtccctccagcactgcctggaTGCTCCAGCTGGTACCACTGCTCCTGGCTCtccctccagcactgcctggaTGCTCCAGCTGGTACCACTGCTCCTGGCTCtccctccagcactgcctggaTGCTCCAACTGGTACCACTACTCCTGGGTCtccctccagcactgcctggaTGCTCCAGCTGGTACCACTGCTCCTGGCTCtccctccagcactgcctggaTGCTCCAGCTGGTACCACTGCTCCTGGCTCTCCCTCCAGCCctcatttttcagtcttttagtCAAAAAACCACAAGCAGGAGTCCTGCAGCTCCACAAGCAGCCAGGAAACGATGCTCAGCATCACCACAGAGGCTGCTGACTCGGGTTGCTCGCTCAGCATCGGGATGCCAGAGCCTCAGAGCCGCATCCCACCGGGGGGCTCCCGCTGCTCATCCCTTCCCCAGGCAGAGCCACGTCCAACCAGCGCTACTGGTGACCAGTTAAACACAGCCTGGCTGCCTTGGGGCTGGACCAGCTCCCCTGTGGGTGCATCTTGAGGGATCTCCTGGCTGAAATCTTTACCTCCgacctcctcctttcccttttctccctccctccccccgcacgcgcccgcccgccgccagCGACCCAGACGCCCAAATATTGAGCTATACATTAAATGACcctggggggaaggaaaaaagggggggggggggaaggaggcaaGAGCATGTTTGGAAGGGAACGTGGCAGTTTGTTATGCTAACCGAGGGGGGCTCAGCTCAGGGGACATGTCGGAGAGGTCTGAAGAGCAAGGAGTTCACAGGCCCTCTCCTTTTGTCATGCTAAAAGTGCAACACAGAAAATATATACAGGCAGCTGCTCAATGGAGCGTGAAATACAAGTGATTTCTCCCGGAGCCCCGGGTAATGCGATGCAGCCCCGGACAATGCCCGAGCCGCCCGCCGCTGCCTTTGTGCGAGATGGGAAACTTAgggatggggtgtgtgtggaggGGGGGTGAAGGTTGGGGTGGGAGAGGGGTTGGGGGGTATAAATCGGCTCCCGAAGTGCCAAAGCAGCTGCCCCCAGCGTCCCAAGGAGGTGGGAAGTTGGGCATCGTGCCCAGGGGGCATTAGGATGGGGGGGTGggtgggagctgggctgtgggtgggTTGTGGGTTGGTGGGTGTGATGTGGGTGCAAAAACAGCCCAATGTCCCCCCATCTCGCCCACACGGTGTAtgtgggggctgtgctgggcctgACACCCCCTCATTGAGTCCAAGGCCGGGGTACCCCGTTAATTCAACGACTTTACAGCAGCTCCCGTTGCAGGAGCTCCCTTTGCTGATGCTAATTCAGACACTTTGGGTGTAAAATCAATCCTCAAAGGGGCTTTTGTGTCCTGGGGCGGGGTGGCCGGGCTGGGGATGCTCCCAGCATCCCTTTTCCACCTTCTCCTCTTGTTTTTGTGTCCCGGTGGAGCTGAGAGCTGAGGCTCTGCCTTAGTTTCAGTGCTCGTACAgaccctgcagccagagctgctccctgatgccagggctggggagggggcagctgggggTTCGGGGGACCAGGGCACAGGCTGTGATCAGACAgcaaaggtgatggagcaggaTGCTTCCCCCAGCCCCGGCTTGGGGGCATCTGGCAGCCAGGACCGGGTCACTTTGGGGGAGCTGGGAAGGTTTTCTGGCACCACAGCCCTCGAGCTCTCCTCTGCGGCGGCTCCCGGCTGAGGCTGGCACAGGGGGGCACACCGGGGGCTGCAtgcccaggctgccctgtgggggatgctgagcaggatggggggaggtgGCACCCCCCGGCCGTGGGTACCCCCACCCGCGGGGGCTGTGCGGGCACGGCACGAGGCGACATCTAGTGGGAAGCGTTTCTTGTCGCCTGGGAGATCGATGGCCACGGCAGCCCCACGGGGCCACCAGCACCCTGCCTGGACCAGCACCCCTGGGCTCCAACCGTCAGAGTGCTCCTTGCAGGGAGAGGCTGTTGCAGCCTGAATGAACCCGAGTTCAGCTGGAATACCTGCAGACTCCTGCCGTGATGGGGGTGTTGGCACCAAGGTGGGCTCTAAAACACCTTCCCCATCCTCAGCCCAGGGGGGCTGcacccagcagcctctgctctgccttcacCTCCCCCAGTGCTCCCTGGGAGACGCATCTGGGCAGCAGTGGGGGGATAAATACAGGAGAGGAGCCTGTTCATGAACACTTGGGCAAAAGGACAGGGCAGGTGAGATGGTCACAGCCTGCTCTGTGGCATCGTcactgctctgggcagggcagtggggaggggaaggtcCCAGCTCAGCCAGCCCTGGCCCAAGGCAGAGTAGGATGGTGAAGCCGCAGGGAATGGAGTTGCTACCACCCCAGCGCCTGTGCCCTCCTTTGCCCCCAAAACACAGTGCCCGGGGGCTGcatgcagggatggggactgcagAGCCTCAGCCTGAAAGTGCCCTCAGGTGCAAATGCACAGCTGCAGGtgtgcacatacacacagaggAGGTGCCGCCACGCACGTGTGTGGTTTATTACGCATGTGTGTGTGATTTATTACGCATACGTGTACGATAAACGTGTATTTGTTGTCACACGTCAgtcgcggcggggccggggctcgAACCCGCGACCCCGAGGCCGCGCGGGGACCACAACTCCCAGGAGGTAGCGCCCGCGGAACCTGCCGCCGCGCAGGACCCGCCCCCGCCCAGTGCCGCCTTTCCATTGGTGGAGAAGCTGCCAATCAAGAGGAGAGAGGCAGCGGATTGGCTggcgggggcagcggcggcgggtgGGTTTCCTGCGGCCGCCTTTGAGCTGACCCGGCATGGTGAGCGCGGCCCGGGGTCCTGCTCGGCGCTGGGGGGGACGCGGGCTCCGGGGGGTCTGGCTGGGGGGTGCATGGCCGGGAGGTGCCGGGGGgtgcagagccaggctgcccggggggTGCATGGCCGGGGGGTCCTGggggtttcagagccaggcTACCCGGGGAGTTCAGAgccaggctgcccggggggTGCATGGccggggggtcctggggggtgCATGGctggggggtcccggggggttcagagccaggctgcccagggggtgCATGGCCGGGAGGTCCCGGGGGgtgcagagccaggctgcccggggggTGCATGCCCAAGGGGGGTGCATGGCCAGGGGGTCCCGGGGGGTGCATGGCCGGGGTGTCCTGggggtttcagagccaggcTGCACCGAGGGGTGCATGGCCGGGGGAGTGCATGGCCGGGGGGTCTCGGGGGGTGCAGAACCAGGCTGCCCGGGGGGTTCAGAgccaggctgcccggggggTGCATGGCCGGGAGGTCCCGGGGGgtgcagagccaggctgcccggggggTGCATGGCCAGGGGGTCCCGGGAGgtgcagagccaggctgcccggggggTGCATGGctggggggtcccggggggtgCATGGCCGGGGGGTCCCGGGGAgtgcagagccaggctgcctggggagtgcATGGCCGGGCTGCCCGGGGGGTGCATGCCCAGGGGAGTGCATGGCCAGGGGGTCCCGGGGGGTGCATGGCTGGGGAGTCCCGGGGGGTTCAGAGCCAGGCTACCCGGGGGGTGCATAGCCAGGGGGTCCCGGGAGGTGCAGAACCAGGCTGCCCCGGGGGGTGCATGGccggggggtcccggggggttcagagccaggctgcctggggggtgcagagccaggctgcccggggggGTGCATGGctggggggtcccggggggttCAGAGCCAGGCTGCCTGGGGGGTTCAGAGCCAGGCTGCCTGGGGGGTGCATGGCCAGGTGGTGCCGGGGGGTGCATGGCTGGGGGTCCCGGGGGGCACATGGCCAGGGGgtcccaggctgggctggggggttGCACACGTGGGGTGGGGGGCACGGCGAGGCCGCCCCATGGCAGGGACGGGGGAAGCAGCCAGCTCCGCTGCTGCAGGCGGGTTTGGGGGTGTGTCTGGGGGAGTCTCCCCGTGTCCCCCGGGGCCGGGCTCAGCCCCCGCGGGCGTTGCAGGCGGTGATGGGGGTGCAGGTGGTGCTGAGCCTGCTGGCAGCCAGCCTCATGCAGAGGATGGCCCCACACTGCTCCTTCGCTCGCTGGCTGCTCTGCAACGGCAGGTACGTGACCAAAAACCTCCCTGACCTCGTCCCCCTGGGGCCTGGAAGGGGGAAACCACGCAGGGCTGAGCTCTGGCTGCTCCCTTCCACAGCCTGTTCCGCTACAAACACCCCTCGGACGAGGAGCTCTGTGCCCTGGCAGGGAAGCAGCGGCCCAAGGCCAAGCGGGACAGGTCAGCTCTGCACGTGGCAGGGACTTGGAAAGGAGGGAGGTTGTGTTTTGGTGCTGCCAGGAGTCACCCCCTGGGCAGTGGCAGCCTTGGCTGAGTGTGGAGGAGCCCCAGGCTGAGGATGTGCCTGGTGAGGGGGTTTCAGCACAGGGGACACTTGTGGCAGCACTTGTTTGTGTTggctccagtgccaggacaaggggtgatgggatggagctggagcacaaacagttccactgaaacataaggaaaagctgtttcagtgtttgagtgagggagccctggcccaggctgcccagggaggttctttaggaggttcccaaacccatctggacatattcctgtgccccctgaccatgaggaacctgctttagggctggaggagctctaaaggttccttccaatcctcccccattgtgtgattctctggttccactggcacaggaagagaaagtcctttggtgctgaggtgagggagccctggcccaggctgcccagggagggtgtggaggctcctctctggaggtttccaaccccagctggacccatccctgtgtgacctgacctaggtgggagctgctttagctgtggagttggactggatgagctctgcagggcccttcccacccccaccatgctgggattctatgaCACAAGGGCTGTGGCAGCTCTTTGCCTGCTGTCCCCAGCTTGGCTTTCCCTTGCAGGAGAGTGAATGGTGTGACAGATGACAAACCCATCTCTGTACCCCGAGACATCGACCTGCACCTGGACACCAGCCCCATCACCACTGTGGATGCTCTTGGTAACCCCCTGGGCACCCACCACTCCCTCTGCATGCAggggccagccctgccctgccctgccctggccccacAGCACAGTGACACGTGCCACTGTCACCCCAGTGCTGAGATATTTCCTGGAGTACCAGTGGTTTGTGGATTTTGCTGTCTATGCCACGGCTGTGTACATCTTCACTGAGGGCTACTACTGCCTGGTGGACCCCCAGAAGGAGACAAACCTCGGGGTGCTCTGGTGCCTGCTGACAGTTGTGTTCTCTGTGTATCCTTCTGACAGCTTTTGGGGGTCCAGGCTGCTGGTGGGGAAGAGAGGGGAACCCCCCACCTGTGGTTTTTTACCCTATTAAAAGCCAGCTGAAGAGGAAAACTTACATTGATGGGTTTGTAAACCACTCAGTGAGGAGCttaaaggacagggagagagttCAGGGCAGGGatacagagatgctggagtggagcatctgccttgtgatgaaaggctgagggagctggggctctgcagcttggagaagagactgaggggtgatctcattcatggttacaaatgcatcaagggtgggtgtgaggaggctggagccaggctgtgctcagggatggccaatgacaggacaagggccaacaggcacaagctggaacagaagaggttccagaggaacacaaggaggaatttgttccctgctgaggtgagggagcactggcaggggctgcccagatgggctgtggaggctccttctctggagacatcccaacccagctggatgagttcctgtgtgccctgctctaggtggtgctgctctggcagggggttgcactggctgagctttccagctccatTCCAACCCATGTTGAGGtcccattctgtgactctgagcTCTGAAGGTGCCCAATGACACCCATCCTGCAGAGGTGGTGGCACTGGCCTAACGATGTGGATGCTTTATGATGTGCTAATGAGCTGGGGGGGGTGGTCCCACTGGCACTGGGAGGGATTGGTCCTGAAGCCCCCAGTTTCCTTGATGGCCACCCCTCACCCACAGCAAGGTTTTCTTCATGGTGATGTGCCATTACTTCCACtcagaggagggaggggagcgCTCTGTCTGCCTCACCTTcgccttcttcttcctcctcctcgccATGGTGACCCTGGTCATCCGTGAGGACTACCTGGAGTTTGGCCTCGAGTCTGGTGGGTGAGGGGGAGCTTGTGGGGAAGAAAGGGGAAGGGCTGGTGGTCCTTGGGATGCTCACAGGGGTCTCTCCCCACAGGGCTGGCTGGTGTCAGCAGCAACCTGGAGAGCATCCTGAAGCAGCGGGGCTGGGAGTGGACGTGAGCTGCCAACTGGGCACGGAGGGAAACGGGCTGCCAGGGGGTGGGGACCCCTCAGGGACTCACTACtctgttgcttttctctctctgcaggctGCCCCTTGCCAAATTGGCCTTCaagctggggctggtggccctgtgctccTTCCTGGGCGCCTGCCTGACGTTCCCAGGGCTGCGGCtggcacagacacacctggacGCGCTGCGCTTGGCAGCCCACAGACCCCTGACCCAGTTGGGTGCCATCTGTGGGTGGGGAAGGAGATGAGGGGGTGGCTCAGAGCTGCCATCTCAGGGGCTGGGATCCCCCTGGCTCCAGGAGGTTGGGTGGTGGGAGAGGGTGAAGGGGGATGGGGGAGACGTGGTGTGTGCTggtggagggagggatggggctgcagggggctgcaggggtgggGGTGTCTCTGACAGCTCTGCCACAGGGTCCTGCTCCATGTGAGTTTCCTGGCACCTGTCCTGGTGGTGGTGATGTGGATCAAGCCCATCTCCAGGGATTTCCTGCTCCACGCTCCCATGGGCAAgcacacagtgcagctgtgaGTCTGAGCCAGCGTCctcaggggaaactgaggcacggctGCACCACtctgtgtgggtgtgtgtgggtgtgtgtaggtgtatgtgtgtgtgtgggtgtgtgtgtaggTGTATGtgggtgtgtgggtgtgtgtgtaggtgtatgtgggtgtgtgtgtgggtgtgtgtgtgtgggtgtgtgtgtgggtgtgtgtgtgtgggtgtgtgtatgggtgtgtgtgggtgtgtaggggtgtgtgggtgtgtgtgtgggtgtgtgtatgggtgtgtgtgggtgtgtaggggtgtgtgggtgtgtgtgtgggtgtgtgtatgggtgtgtgggtgtgtgggtgtgtttgggtgtgtgggggtgtgtgtgtgggggtgggtgtgtgtgtgtgggtgtgtgtagggggggtgtgtgggtgtgtgggggtgggtgtgtgtgggtgtgtgtgggtgtgtgtgtaggggggtgtgtgtgtgtctgtgtgtgtgtgtctgtgtgtctgtgtgggggtgtgtgtgtgtgtctgtgtgtgggtgtgtgtgtgggtgtgtgggtatgtgtgtgtgtctgtgtgtgtgtgtgggggtgtgtgtgtgtgtgtgggtgtgtgtgtgggtatgtgtgtgtgtgtgggtgtctgtgtgtgtgtgtggggggggtgtgtgtgggtgtgtgggtgtgtgggtatgtgtgtgtgtgtgtgttggggggtgtgtgtgtgtctgggggggtgtgtgtgtgggtgtgtgggtgtgtgtgggtgtgtgt contains the following coding sequences:
- the TMEM161A gene encoding transmembrane protein 161A, which translates into the protein MAVMGVQVVLSLLAASLMQRMAPHCSFARWLLCNGSLFRYKHPSDEELCALAGKQRPKAKRDRRVNGVTDDKPISVPRDIDLHLDTSPITTVDALVLRYFLEYQWFVDFAVYATAVYIFTEGYYCLVDPQKETNLGVLWCLLTVVFSVKVFFMVMCHYFHSEEGGERSVCLTFAFFFLLLAMVTLVIREDYLEFGLESGLAGVSSNLESILKQRGWEWTLPLAKLAFKLGLVALCSFLGACLTFPGLRLAQTHLDALRLAAHRPLTQVLLHVSFLAPVLVVVMWIKPISRDFLLHAPMGKHTVQLLSDSAYSSARLWAIAGLCLLRLGLTRHHLQAYLGLAQRWVQHMKRGAGRIPGLEIQRQVTRIYCYVSVVSLQYLGPVILTLHLTLLLKTLGHYSWGLYPEPSLPSATALPRAGGQEGQDVRVAVEQVTGVLGSIFTPLFLRGLFAFLTWWVAACQVVTSLFGLYYHQYLAAS